In Nerophis ophidion isolate RoL-2023_Sa linkage group LG02, RoL_Noph_v1.0, whole genome shotgun sequence, one DNA window encodes the following:
- the timm17a gene encoding mitochondrial import inner membrane translocase subunit Tim17-A, with protein MEEYAREPCPWRIVDDCGGAFTMGAIAGGLFQAVKGFRNAPAGMNHRMRGSMTAIKTRAPQLGGSFAVWGGLFSMIDCGLVKVREKEDPWNSITSGAMTGAILAARNGPVAMVGSAAMGGILLALIEGAGIMLSRFASSQFPTGPQFAEEPAPTSMPAAPFGDYRQYQ; from the exons ATGGAGGAATATGCCAGAGAGCCGTG TCCCTGGAGGATTGTGGACGACTGTGGGGGTGCGTTCACCATGGGGGCCATTGCAGGAGGACTTTTCCAGGCAGTCAAAGGCTTCAGGAATGCACCTGCG GGCATGAATCACAGAATGAGAGGCAGCATGACAGCCATCAAAACCAGAGCGCCACAGCTTGGAG gcagTTTTGCGGTGTGGGGAGGCCTCTTCTCCATGATTGACTGTGGCTTAGTGAAGGTGCGAGAGAAGGAGGACCCCTGGAATTCAATCACCAGCGGCGCCATGACAGGAGCAATCCTCGCCGCCAGGA ACGGCCCAGTAGCCATGGTGGGTTCTGCAGCCATGGGTGGCATCCTACTAGCTTTGATAGAGGGCGCCGGAATTATGCTCTCTAGGTTTGCCTCGTCACAGTTCCCAACAG GTCCTCAGTTTGCGGAGGAACCGGCGCCCACCTCCATGCCCGCCGCCCCCTTTGGAGATTACAGACAATATCAGTGA